The Rhodothermales bacterium sequence ATCCCCACCGGCGCCCGGCGCCATGACGAGGATTTCGAACAGCGCCGGGTTGTTGAGCCCGAACTCCAGGGATGTCCACAACAACGCCTCGAACCGCAACATCGGATTCGCGTGTTTACTGGCTATCTCCCTCGAAATACGGTAATGTAGCCGTATGCCCTCTTCGACAAGCGCCTCGACGATTTCCTCCTTGTTTCGGAAATAATAATACAACGTAGACGCCTTACACCCTACCTCAGCGGCGATCTTGCGCATCGAGACATGGTCGAACCCCTGCTCCAACAACAGCCGGCGCGAGGCATCCAGAACGGTGGCCTTAAATTCAGGTTGTTCCATGGGCGAGCCCGGAGAGCACGGTGATAGGGGGTGCCGATAGCATACTGCGCACCGCGCTATTGGTCAAGCGCCAGATCCCGGCCTATCCCAATTTTGCTTCCTACCTCGAACGATCACTCCCTCCCGTCTTCTCGCAGGACAACCTGACGCCCAACGCCACACCCCCGCACAAACCGACTCCAAGGGTGTTCCATATATAACCTATCTCCCCCGCTGGTTCTCCAGGCCAGCCGACGATGCACGCCTCCCCTTAGTCCTGACCCTGAGAGCACCCACGCGTCCCGTGAACGATGGGGTGGCTAACCCGCTGTCTCGATCAATTACATGGAATTACACGGACTCCGCTTCTCCAAGCGTTACAGACAGGCGACAGACTTTACAAATTGTTAACATTTAAGCACACATCCGCCATACACCTCACTGTTAGAATGTTGCATATTTGTCAGAAATCCTCCCTACGTGTTATAGGAATATTCCTACAAGCCGAAACACCTGGGGATTGATTGCCCCTCATAGGACGTCCTCTACTACGTCCAATCTGCAAGCTATTTTATTCACTCAGTACTGTACGCACCATGATGTCTACCCTACTAATGAAGGGGAGGGGGCATGTTATGCCAGCGCCCTCCGGTATCGCTTCGCGTTTTTCGAACTGGGCTCTCGTTATCCTGCTCGGAGCCGCCCCACTCGCTTCCCAGGCTCAGGATCTCTCGGTTGCGCGTCAATGGAACGACGAGCAGCTCGACGCCATCCGAGTCGATGTGGGTCGCCCAACGGTTCATGCCCGCAACCTCTTCCACGTCTCGGCCGTGATGTACGACG is a genomic window containing:
- a CDS encoding TetR/AcrR family transcriptional regulator, translated to MEQPEFKATVLDASRRLLLEQGFDHVSMRKIAAEVGCKASTLYYYFRNKEEIVEALVEEGIRLHYRISREIASKHANPMLRFEALLWTSLEFGLNNPALFEILVMAPGAGGDGPARGYPMMPGHDLAAEALRESAAQGLASVEDAGVTCAACFAMLNGVVYSLLHHRFPPGMAPDRVKRDAVKRIMSSLRGG